In the genome of Actinomycetes bacterium, the window CTGCCTCGTGGTAACCGGCTACCGGCCGGAGATGGGCTGGGACACGCGGTGCGCGACGGTGACCCGGCTCGACTCGGTGCCGGCGGCCTTGCGAGCGGGGCGGGTCGTCACCGTGGTCCGCTTCAGCCACGGGCGCTACCAGGCGAGCCCCGCGCAGCTCGCTCGGCTGCTGGCCGGACGCTCGGTGCAGAGGGTCACCCTGCCAGCCGCCGGGTCGCTCGGCGTGGCCAGGATCTTCGTCATCCGACCGTGACGTCGGTCAGCGCGAGGGCGACGGCGGTGAAGAAGGCGAGCTCCGCGAGGACCAGCACACCCTGGTGGACCGTCGGCGACAGGTTTCGGAGCGGGACGAGGGTGGCGCCGATCCCGACCACGGCCGCCGCACGGACGGCCGTGCGACGGCTGATCAGCAGGGCGGCGCATCCGCCGGGGATGACCACGAACAGGTAATGGATCTCGCTGAGGGTGCCGGCGAGGAAGGTGGCGAGCAGCAGGAGGCTGGCCAACGCGGCGGTGCGCGGGATGTCCAGCACGGCGTGGCTGCGGACCTGCACCGCGCAGACCCATGCCGCGACAGCGACGACGGCGATCCGCACGAGCAGGATCGGACCGGGGGGCAGGCCGTGGGTGTGCGCCCACCCGTTCAGGGAGAGGTTGTCGACCGATGCCCGGTGCACCAGAACCGAGCCGCGCAGCAGCCGCCGCGCGATGTCGGGCAGGCGCTCCCCGCCCCGGGTCACGGCCAGCGAGCCGAGCAGCAGGGCAGCACCGCCGAGCGCCGCGATCGCCAGCTCCCGCCAGCGACGGGCGAGCAGCGGGATGAGCACCAGGGGCAGCAGCAGCGGCTTGATCAGCAGGCTGAGCACGAGGACGACGCACCCGGCGAGCCACCGATCAGTACCGAACATCCACACGGTCACGAGGGCGGCCGCCGTGAGGGCCAGTGAGGCGTTCTCCAGCCAGAGCGAGTGCACGCTCAGGTTGCTCACCAGGAGGGCCGCCGACGCTAGCCCGGCGGCGACCGGCCACCATCGCCGAGGGACGAAGCGTGCCACCGTCACGGACGCGACCGCGGTGACCACCGCCACCTCGAGGCCGAGGTAGAGCCGCGAGACGACCGTGAACCGCACGACGGTCAGGGGCACCGCCAGGAGCGCCGTCACCGGCGTGTAGACGAAGTTCGGGACGGCGTACAGCGGACGACCGTGCCGGGCCGCCAGCCCGGCCCCGTAGATGGGGGCGAGGTCCTGGCCGAGGTGGCGGTGCTGCAGGCTGACCCCGAGCACGAGCGCGGCCCCGGCTGCCGCGCAGAGCCACGCGGCGCCGATCAGCAGGACCCGGGTCGCGCGTCTACGATCCAGCGACTCGAGGGTCGGAGCGACCCGATCGCGCCACACGTGTGCCGACCACCTCCGCCCCGTGCAGGGTACGGGAGCCCGGACCGGCGACGCGGAAAGAGACACCCGCGCCGGTCAGGTGTCAGATCGGCACGACGGCGGTGTTCGAGCTCGGGAAGTGGACCACCACCGACGGTGCGCTCTCCACGTACACCTCGGTCCACGCCTGGGCGTGGGAGCCGCAGCCGGCCATCGGCGGGAGGGTGAGCGTGCCGTTGAGCTCGACGGGCAGGTGGTGGCGCTTCGAGCTGATGTGGAAGGTGGTGGTCGTGAGAGGCACGACGAGGGTGCGGCACGCGGTGACCCCGTCTGGGGCGTACTGGCGCACCATGAGCCGCGTCCGGACCTGCGGCCCCGCCTTGATGACCTTGAAGACCGAGGCGCACAGGTTCACGCCGTGAGTCGTCGGGTCCTGACTCCCGCCAGGGCTCGTGCAGGCGGTCATGAAC includes:
- a CDS encoding glycosyltransferase 87 family protein; the protein is MWRDRVAPTLESLDRRRATRVLLIGAAWLCAAAGAALVLGVSLQHRHLGQDLAPIYGAGLAARHGRPLYAVPNFVYTPVTALLAVPLTVVRFTVVSRLYLGLEVAVVTAVASVTVARFVPRRWWPVAAGLASAALLVSNLSVHSLWLENASLALTAAALVTVWMFGTDRWLAGCVVLVLSLLIKPLLLPLVLIPLLARRWRELAIAALGGAALLLGSLAVTRGGERLPDIARRLLRGSVLVHRASVDNLSLNGWAHTHGLPPGPILLVRIAVVAVAAWVCAVQVRSHAVLDIPRTAALASLLLLATFLAGTLSEIHYLFVVIPGGCAALLISRRTAVRAAAVVGIGATLVPLRNLSPTVHQGVLVLAELAFFTAVALALTDVTVG